From one Solanum stenotomum isolate F172 chromosome 12, ASM1918654v1, whole genome shotgun sequence genomic stretch:
- the LOC125846292 gene encoding peroxidase 42-like — protein sequence MASKHIFFFAILFFSAVSVFAEENPSLVMDYYKDTCPQAEEIIKEQVKLLYKRHKNTAFSWLRNIFHDCFVESCDASLLLDSTRRMLSEKETDRSFGMRNFRYIETIKEAVERECPGVVSCADILVLSGRDGIVALGGPHIPLKTGRRDGRKSRADILEQHLPDHNESMSVVLERFANIGINTPGVVALLGSHSVGRTHCVKLVHRLYPEVDPQLNPEHVPHMLKKCPDPIPDPKAVQYVRNDRGTPMVLDNNYYRNILDNKGLMLVDHQLAMDKRTKPYVKKMAKSQNYFFKEFARAITILSENNPLTGTKGEIRKQCNLSNKLH from the exons ATGGCttccaaacatatttttttctttgctaTTCTCTTTTTTTCAGCTGTCTCTGTTTTTGCAGAGGAGAATCCTAGCCTTGTAATGGACTATTACAAGGATACTTGCCCTCAAGCTGAAGAAAtcatcaaagaacaagtcaaaCTTCTCTACAAACGCCACAAGAATACTGCATTTTCTTGGCTAAGAAACATCTTCCATGACTGCTTTGTTGAg TCATGTGATGCTTCCTTGTTGCTGGACTCAACAAGGAGGATGCTATCTGAGAAAGAGACAGACAGGAGTTTTGGTATGAGAAATTTCAGATACATTGAGACTATTAAAGAAGCTGTAGAAAGGGAGTGCCCTGGTGTTGTTTCTTGTGCTGATATTCTTGTTTTGTCTGGTAGAGATGGTATTGTTGCT CTAGGAGGGCCACACATCCCACTCAAAACTGGAAGAAGAGATGGAAGAAAAAGCAGAGCAGACATTCTTGAACAACATCTCCCAGATCACAATGAAAGCATGAGTGTTGTTCTTGAGAGATTTGCCAACATTGGAATCAACACCCCTGGAGTTGTTGCCTTGCTAG GGTCACACAGTGTGGGTCGAACACACTGTGTGAAGTTGGTACACCGTTTATATCCAGAAGTAGACCCTCAATTGAACCCAGAGCATGTACCACACATGCTCAAGAAGTGTCCAGATCCAATTCCAGACCCAAAGGCTGTGCAGTATGTGAGAAATGACAGAGGCACACCCATGGTTCTAGACAACAACTACTACAGGAACATATTGGACAACAAGGGATTAATGTTAGTTGATCATCAACTAGCAATGGACAAGAGGACTAAGCCTTATGTAAAGAAAATGGCAAAAAGCCAAAATTATTTCTTCAAGGAATTTGCAAGAGCCATCACTATTCTTTCTGAGAATAATCCACTTACTGGGACCAAAGGTGAGATCAGAAAGCAGTGCAATCTCTCCAACAAGCTCCACTAA
- the LOC125846284 gene encoding uncharacterized protein LOC125846284, whose product MKISDGIASSVDCQLTTDHKLHHRRKKTRTSVDGDRRRVKGESGSASANQFLVSKFNNPLMEMEYRGFELFNGGAKMGVSARKLAAGLWHLAAEFDSAGGSCGGMKRQCVSIHPLPSWIPIPKSVMEGATKWDPGHYREVNHSNNLVKLYERATTSLAPALQLVELIRVRIHIEELEADRRRLRRKFKHFVRKLNEERTSWMRKECQKMHALIDGLKDDLRRERRNCKQLDIVNSKLLVDLADSKLSSRQYMHDYERERKSRELLEDVCNELVKEIEEDRAEIEALKSESARLEEEVEEERKMLQLAEVWREERVQMKLIDAKLLLEEKYCLMSNLISELQSFLRANNVTVDMTDLIEVQVVKQLVDSLNIQEIKEFSSSSPLLNDIYTSSIICEASKLGTNTFTDYSTPCHSSAIQIVGTEVSKTCAMNTSSECLNGVIDHEESCKHESGRETVTQAEDQFSNNTVGETEHSVNCTDRGRYLLCGNVNHEKNTGQSGSLDFETSDISSVLPKKPKKKGSSFRKLWRSSLSNDDFCKTISYDDSGRFSNGSTSNVDVVLSENVPAERALAYQDFVNHCCSGGPRNPHTARAMKGCIEWPRGIPKHGLKSKLLEARIESQKSQLRNVLKHLN is encoded by the exons ATGAAGATCAGTGATGGGATTGCTAGTTCAGTTGATTGTCAGTTGACTACTGATCACAAACTGCACCACCGCCGGAAGAAAACAAGAACTTCGGTGGACGGAGATCGGAGGAGAGTAAAAGGTGAAAGTGGATCAGCCTCAGCCAATCAATTCTTGGTGAGCAAGTTTAATAACCCTTTGATGGAAATGGAATACAGAGGATTTGAGCTTTTTAATGGTGGGGCAAAGATGGGTGTTTCTGCCAGAAAGCTCGCCGCTGGCCTGTGGCATTTGGCGGCGGAGTTCGACTCGGCTGGTGGCAGTTGCGGCGGTATGAAGCGGCAGTGTGTTTCGATTCATCCG CTCCCTTCTTGGATACCAATTCCTAAATCTGTGATGGAGGGAGCTACAAAGTGGGATCCTGGCCACTACAGAGAAGTAAATCATTCCAACAACCTTGTAAAGCTTTATGAACGTGCTACTACCTCACTTGCTCCTGCCTTACAATTAGTTGAACTAATAAGAGTAAGAATTCACATTGAAGAGCTAGAAGCCGATAGGAGGCGTCTTAGAAGGAAATTCAAACACTTTGTGAGGAAGCTGAATGAAGAAAGAACCTCATGGATGAGAAAAGAATGTCAGAAGATGCATGCCTTAattgatggattaaaagatgatttgagaagagaaagaagaaactGTAAACAGCTGGATATTGTTAATTCCAAATTGCTGGTTGATCTAGCTGATTCAAAGTTATCTTCCAGACAatatatgcatgattatgagagagagagaaaatctcGAGAGTTGTTGGAGGATGTGTGCAATGAGCTAGTTAAGGAGATTGAAGAGGACAGAGCTGAAATTGAAGCATTGAAGAGTGAAAGTGCCAGACTTGAGGAGGAAGtggaagaagagagaaaaatgCTTCAATTGGCTGAGGTTTGGCGCGAAGAACGGGTTCAAATGAAGCTGATTGATGCAAAGCTacttttagaagaaaaatattgcCTGATGAGTAATCTTATATCTGAACTTCAGAGCTTTTTGAGAGCTAACAATGTAACTGTGGACATGACTGACTTAATTGAAGTGCAAGTGGTCAAGCAGCTTGTTGACTCATTGAACATCCAAGAAATAAAGGAGTTCTCTTCAAGCTCTCCACTATTAAATGACATATATACAAGTTCTATTATATGTGAAGCGTCAAAACTGGGAACTAATACCTTCACTGATTATAGTACTCCTTGTCATTCCTCTGCAATTCAAATTGTTGGTACTGAGGTTAGTAAAACATGTGCTATGAACACCAGCAGTGAATGTTTGAATGGCGTTATTGATCATGAAGAGAGTTGCAAACATGAAAGTGGTAGAGAAACAGTGACCCAAGCTGAAGATCAGTTTTCGAATAATACTGTTGGTGAAACTGAGCATTCTGTCAATTGTACTGACCGGGGCAGATATCTTTTATGTGGCAACGTGAATCATGAGAAAAACACTGGTCAATCTGGTTCTCTAGATTTTGAGACTAGTGACATCTCCTCAGTATTACCAAAAAAACCGAAGAAGAAAGGATCATCTTTTCGCAAGCTTTGGAGATCCTCACTGTCAAATGATGACTTCTGTAAGACAATCTCATACGATGACAGTGGAAGATTTTCAAATGGATCAACATCTAATGTGGATGTTGTTTTATCAGAGAATGTACCAGCTGAAAGAGCACTAGCCTACCAAGATTTTGTGAATCATTGCTGCTCAGGTGGCCCAAGAAATCCACATACCGCTCGAGCCATGAAAGGATGTATTGAATGGCCACGTGGAATACCGAAGCATGGTTTGAAGTCCAAGCTTTTAGAAGCAAGAATTGAGAGCCAAAAATCGCAATTGCGCAATGTGCTTAAACACTTGAATTAG